A stretch of Gossypium hirsutum isolate 1008001.06 chromosome A06, Gossypium_hirsutum_v2.1, whole genome shotgun sequence DNA encodes these proteins:
- the LOC107962145 gene encoding uncharacterized protein — MKFKAFLTEYGVNLLERRFLPALDKMGKICHLFLTRDHAIFLHNLLNGDGVQCIAQFRKEALFDDYRISSQNEDRIAFAIDVSLLLRAVRSSVSICTEFGNGPSANRLQIKLVKKLPLNCTQPMPFLTFETNGYKSAVIQDVPISKPLSRAQVLELQTALELAQDIPQTLVQVPDLNQLQNFVERMKQVGDMLNVSISKYGDLHVQISTTLITLGAEFRKLLVIGEQAEAPSDDRNQSAQTRSERAISRGDAQRVQVSVKHFSRSLHCHLAKPDCTFYGIAPQGSCLTVIFQFFIPGTHQTDKSISLHCRLPVFDPGSS; from the coding sequence ATGAAGTTTAAGGCATTTCTCACCGAATATGGGGTGAATCTCTTAGAAAGGCGGTTTCTACCAGCCTTGGACAAAATGGGCAAGATATGCCACTTATTTCTTACCCGAGACCATGCTATCTTCCTTCACAACCTTCTCAATGGCGATGGGGTTCAGTGCATTGCACAGTTTCGAAAGGAAGCTCTCTTTGATGACTATCGCATCTCAAGTCAGAATGAGGACCGCATTGCTTTTGCAATTGATGTATCCCTTCTGCTTCGTGCTGTTCGGAGTAGTGTAAGCATATGTACTGAATTTGGTAATGGACCTTCTGCCAACCGCCTCCAAATTAAATTGGTTAAGAAGTTGCCTCTCAATTGTACCCAGCCGATGCCTTTTCTTACCTTTGAAACCAATGGTTACAAGTCTGCTGTCATTCAGGATGTGCCGATATCAAAACCTTTATCTAGGGCTCAAGTGCTTGAGCTTCAAACTGCACTTGAACTGGCACAAGATATACCCCAGACTCTGGTTCAAGTTCCAGACTTGAACCAGCTGCAGAACTTTGTGGAACGGATGAAGCAGGTTGGTGATATGTTAAATGTATCTATAAGCAAGTATGGAGATCTTCATGTGCAAATCTCAACTACTTTGATCACACTTGGTGCTGAGTTTCGTAAATTGTTGGTTATTGGTGAGCAAGCTGAGGCGCCATCTGATGATAGGAATCAGAGTGCTCAAACTCGGTCAGAGAGGGCAATCTCGAGGGGAGATGCACAGCGTGTTCAAGTGAGTGTAAAGCACTTCTCTAGGAGTCTCCACTGTCACCTGGCAAAGCCGGACTGTACGTTTTATGGGATTGCTCCGCAGGGTTCTTGTTTGACCGTGATATTTCAGTTCTTCATTCCTGGTACTCATCAAACTGATAAATCAATCAGTCTTCATTGCAGGCTTCCTGTGTTTGACCCGGGGTCAAGTTGA